The Oncorhynchus tshawytscha isolate Ot180627B linkage group LG20, Otsh_v2.0, whole genome shotgun sequence genome has a window encoding:
- the pargl gene encoding poly(ADP-ribose) glycohydrolase — protein sequence MAERNNSSQMKAVMQHDAAMQNKNRDQGVKRNPNGEVPVGNLVDIDKTLVTKSLHRDSERERDGEREKEGDGKAGGGGDTNSGKDRGRKRDTEGARGEEEKRSCCSQKLKKVPQCHMELEQLSFSRTHNVLIDVNEFRHKRILKPHSGRHVWHSDFVKMPCSPESLIKTGWVTSSEGSRWKVVSKQLQSLANKTTASVGDVEKAIKKYNPKYEDQWSFDALHTFVQKSPKEEKYYMSVFPKIAELASSLPHYIKKDIPLLKKGQTQSITLSQSQIACLLANAFYCTFPHRNSPNPRAEYHNYPTINFNSLFEKWSERKREKLRALLHYFHTVTDPATRPSGLVTFERRYIRDKDMPYWGSCKETVPKLHVTSAGCIEEQGAGMLQVDFACNMIGGGVLGSGLVQEEILFLMNPELIVSRLFTEKLGDNECLFITGSQQFSQYSGYSDTFKWEGPHRDDFERDEWQRLRRQIVAMDALHFRHQREQYNMKQVTRELNKAYCGFKADDNTHPDFLPDIATGNWGCGAFNGDPKLKALVQLMAAARAKRGVSFFTFNNFILERELQDMHHLLVTHRTTVGELYELLVDYCAVIQLAHTHADLFDWIRNTLKHRSQL from the exons ATGGCCGAACGTAACAACAGTTCCCAAATGAAAGCTGTCATGCAGCATGACGCCGCCATGCAGAACAAGAACAGGGATCAGGGGGTTAAACGCAACCCAAACGGAGAGGTCCCTGTTGGAAACCTGGTCGACATTGACAAAACTTTGGTCACCAAATCACtgcacagagacagtgagagagaaagggatggagaaagggagaaagagggggatggaaaGGCGGGTGGAGGAGGGGACACAAACAGCGGGAAGGATAGAGGAAGGAAAAGAGACACGGAGGGAgcgaggggtgaggaggagaagaggtcgTGCTGCTCTCAGAAGCTGAAGAAAGTCCCTCAGTGTCACATGGAGCTGGAGCAGCTGTCCTTCAGTAGAACTCACAACGTCCTCATAGAT GTGAATGAGTTCCGCCATAAAAGGATATTAAAACCTCATTCTGGACGTCATGTGTGGCACAGTGACTTTGTTAAGATGCCCTGCTCACCAGAAAGCCTCATCAAGACCGGATGG GTAACCAGCTCTGAGGGAAGTCGGTGGAAGGTGGTCTCTAAACAGCTGCAGAGTCTGGCCAATAAGACCACTGCATCAGTGGGTGACGTTGag AAAGCCATAAAGAAATACAACCCAAAGTATGAAGATCAATGGTCCTTTGATGCCCTGCATACCTTTGTTCAG AAATCACCCAAAGAAGAGAAATACTACATGTCTGTTTTTCCTAAGATAGCAGAGCTGGCCTCCAGCCTGCCTCACTATATCAAGAAG gatatcCCTCTACTCAAGAAGGGCCAGACTCAGTCCATCACGTTGTCCCAGAGTCAGATAGCTTGTCTGCTGGCCAACGCCTTCTACTGCACCTTCCCCCACCGCAACTCTCCCAACCCCAGAGCAGAGTACCACAACTACCCCACCATCAACTTTAACAG TCTGTTTGAAAAGTGgtctgagaggaagagagagaagctgaGAGCCCTCCTTCATTACTTCCACACTGTCACAGACCCAG CGACCAGGCCCAGTGGACTGGTGACCTTTGAGAGGCGCTACATCAGAGACAAAGACATGCCCTACTGGGggag ttgtaAGGAGACTGTTCCTAAACTCCACGTCACCTCAGCAGGCTGCATAGAGGAACAGGGAGCAGGGATGTTACAG gtggACTTTGCCTGTAACATGATAGGAGGTGGAGTGTTGGGCTCAGGTCTGGTTCAGGAGGAGATTCTGTTCCTGATGAACCCTGAACTCATCGTATCTCGACTCTTCACTGAGAAACTAGGAGACAATGAGTGTCTCTTcatcacag gttctcAACAGTTCAGTCAGTACAGTGGCTACAGTGACACTTTTAAGTGGGAAGGGCCTCACAGAGACGACTttgagag GGATGAGTGGCAGAGGCTACGCAGACAGATTGTGGCCATGGATGCTCTCCACTTCAGACACCAGAGAGAACAGTACAACATGAAACAGGTCACCAGGGAACTCAACAAG GCATACTGTGGCTTTAAGGCAGATGACAACACTCACCCAGACTTCCTTCCTGACATCGCCACGGGAAACTGGGGCTGCGGAGCCTTCAATGGAGACCCCAAACTTAAAG CTCTGGTCCAGCTGATGGCTGCAGCCAGGGCCAAGAGGGGCGTGTCCTTCTTCACATTCAATAACTTCATCTTGGAGAGAGAGCTGCAGGACATGCACCACCTACTGGTCACACACAGAACTACAGTGG